The nucleotide window AACAGCGGTCGCGTCAGGGTCACCATCCAGGAGATCACGGAAAGCAGGCCCAGACGCATCACCAGCGCCAGCGACAGGCCGATCAGCCGGGCTTTATCACGCTGCTTTGGCGGCAGTTTGTCGGCCAGGATGGCGATGAATACCAGGTTATCAATGCCGAGCACAATCTCCAGCACAATCAGCGTCAGTAAGCCCGCCCAAAGCGAGGGGTCTAAAAACAGTTCCATCAATGACTCCTTGCACTTCGTGAAGACGAACGGAATAGCATCTGCACCAGAAGGTGAGACGGCAGATCGTAAGCGGATGAGATAACGCCAGCAGGCGTGAAGTGGGATGCGCGCAGGCGCAGAGAGCAGGTAAAGCGACGTCGGTGACGGTCCATAAAGTGAGCTGAAGCTCGTTACTCCTGAGTAATAAACAGACCGCTAATGTATCAGTTACCTCAACAAGATCAAAAAATTTTCTTACATTTACACAGGATTGCGCGGGCGCACTAAACCGGCATAAAAACGCGTCCGGCTTTATTACGCGCTGAATAACCGACCAGCGTCACATATTTTATTTTTTCGATCACTAAAATAAATCGCGACCTGACCGCTGCGCGCCATGCGGCGCGAAGGGCCCGTCATCCCGCGTGATGGCCTGCCTCTTCCCGCACAACGACGGCACCGGCAACGGTCATTCTCACGAATTTCCGGCAGGGCCCGGAAATCTCTCATGCGAACGGAGGTAGCACGTGACCATTGCGATTGTGATTGGTACACATGGCTGGGCGGCAGAGCAACTGCTGAAAACAGCTGAGATGCTGTTAGGTGAGCAGGAAAATGTCGGATGGATTGATTTCGTCCCCGGCGAAAATGCAGAAACGTTAATTGAAAAATATCAGGCCCAGCTGGCTAAGCTCGACACCGCCGCCGGCGTGCTGTTTCTGGTCGATACCTGGGGCGGCAGTCCGTTTAACGCCGCCAGCCGGATAGTGGTGGATAAGCCTGACCACGATGTGATTGCCGGGGTGAACATTCCGATGCTGGTGGAAACCCTGATGGGACGCGATGACAATCCGACGCTGCAGGAGCTGATACACATCGCGCTGGAAGCGGGACGTGAAGGCGTGAAAGCCCTGAAGACCGAATCCGCCGCGCCGGCCCCGGCACCGGCCGCGAAAGCCGCCCCGCAACCCCAGCCGCCGCTGGCACCGGGCCAGCATATGAAAATTGGCCTCGCCCGCATTGATGACCGCCTGATTCACGGCCAGGTGGCCACGCGCTGGACCAAAGAGACCAACGTGACACGGATTATCGTTGTCAGTGATGAAGTCGCGAACGATCACGTGCGCAAAACCCTGCTAACGCAGGTTGCTCCGCCCGGCGTCACCGCGCATGTCGTCGACATCGCCAAGATGATTCGCGTGTGGAACAACCCCAAATATGCCGGAGACCGGGTGATGCTGCTGTTTACCAACCCCACCGATGTTGAACGCGTGGTGGAACAGGGTGTAGACATCAAGTCAGTCAATATTGGCGGCATGGCGTTCCGGCAGGGAAAAACCCAGGTCAACAATGCGGTGTCCGTTGATGAGAAAGACATTGCGGCCTTCCGCAAGCTCAATGCGCGCGGCATTGAACTGGAAGTGCGCAAAGTCTCCAACGACCCGAAACTGAAAATGATGGACCTGATTGCGAAGGTCAATCCGTAGTGCATCTCTGCCCGCTCAGGGGCGGACATTCAGACCTTGCTGAGGAATTATGTGATGGAAATAACCTCGCTCCAAATTGTGTTGATTTTTATCGTCGCCTGTATCGCCGGGATGGGTTCGATTCTTGATGAGTTTCAGTTTCACCGCCCGCTGGTGGCCTGTACGCTGATTGGTGCCGTGCTGGGCGATATGAAAACCGGCATCATCATTGGCGGTACGCTGGAGATGATCGCCCTGGGCTGGATGAACATCGGTGCCGCCGTGGCACCGGATGCCGCACTGGCCTCGATCATCTCAACCATTCTGGTCATTGCCGGTGGACAAAGCGTCGGTGCCGGTATCGCACTGGCGATTCCGCTGGCCGCCGCCGGCCAGGTGCTGACTATTATCGTGCGTACGCTGACTGTTGCTTTCCAGCATGCCGCCGATAAAGCCGCGGAAAAAGGCAATCTTACGGCGATCTCCTGGATCCACGTCTCTGCCCTGCTGCTGCAGGCGATGCGTATTGCGATCCCGG belongs to Candidatus Pantoea soli and includes:
- the manX gene encoding PTS mannose transporter subunit IIAB; the protein is MTIAIVIGTHGWAAEQLLKTAEMLLGEQENVGWIDFVPGENAETLIEKYQAQLAKLDTAAGVLFLVDTWGGSPFNAASRIVVDKPDHDVIAGVNIPMLVETLMGRDDNPTLQELIHIALEAGREGVKALKTESAAPAPAPAAKAAPQPQPPLAPGQHMKIGLARIDDRLIHGQVATRWTKETNVTRIIVVSDEVANDHVRKTLLTQVAPPGVTAHVVDIAKMIRVWNNPKYAGDRVMLLFTNPTDVERVVEQGVDIKSVNIGGMAFRQGKTQVNNAVSVDEKDIAAFRKLNARGIELEVRKVSNDPKLKMMDLIAKVNP
- a CDS encoding PTS mannose/fructose/sorbose transporter subunit IIC, translated to MEITSLQIVLIFIVACIAGMGSILDEFQFHRPLVACTLIGAVLGDMKTGIIIGGTLEMIALGWMNIGAAVAPDAALASIISTILVIAGGQSVGAGIALAIPLAAAGQVLTIIVRTLTVAFQHAADKAAEKGNLTAISWIHVSALLLQAMRIAIPALLVAISVGTSAVHTLLSSIPEVVTNGLNIAGGMIVVVGYAMVINMMRAGYLMPFFYLGFVTAAFTSFNLVALGVIGVVMAVLYIQLAPKYNRVAGAASAGPAQNDLDNELD